Proteins co-encoded in one Sulfurovum xiamenensis genomic window:
- the truC gene encoding tRNA pseudouridine(65) synthase TruC — MDNVETHPLEILYQDEYLVAINKPSGLLVHKSPIDKHETQFALQLVRDQIGQYVYPVHRLDKPTSGVLLFALDPQIAQTMSLLFRASQVDKEYLAVVRGFTEETSLIDYPLKQMLDTKAQKKQGITKETQEAKTAYERLATIELPFAVSRYPVARYSLVKLLPKTGRKHQLRRHMKHIFHPIIGDTKHGRGEHNTLFREKYTCHRLLLHAYRISFIHPIHQEKLVINASLDDTWQKLFNAFDWEKIVY; from the coding sequence ATGGATAATGTAGAAACACACCCCTTGGAAATACTCTATCAAGATGAATATTTGGTTGCGATCAATAAACCATCGGGTCTGCTTGTACACAAGTCACCCATAGACAAACATGAAACGCAGTTCGCACTGCAACTGGTGCGTGACCAGATAGGGCAGTATGTCTATCCTGTCCATCGTTTGGATAAACCGACCTCGGGGGTATTGCTTTTTGCACTGGACCCTCAAATAGCCCAGACGATGTCCCTGCTTTTTCGCGCCTCTCAGGTAGATAAAGAGTACTTGGCTGTCGTACGCGGTTTTACCGAAGAGACATCACTGATAGATTATCCGCTCAAACAAATGTTAGATACCAAAGCGCAGAAGAAACAGGGGATCACTAAAGAGACACAGGAGGCGAAAACAGCGTATGAACGTTTGGCTACAATAGAGTTGCCTTTTGCTGTAAGCCGTTACCCTGTTGCCCGTTACTCTTTGGTAAAACTTCTTCCCAAAACGGGAAGAAAACACCAGCTCCGACGCCATATGAAACATATCTTTCACCCTATTATCGGAGATACAAAACATGGGAGAGGAGAGCACAATACACTTTTTCGTGAAAAATATACATGTCATAGGCTTCTGTTGCATGCATACAGGATCTCTTTTATCCATCCCATACATCAAGAAAAATTAGTCATCAATGCCTCACTGGATGATACTTGGCAGAAACTATTCAACGCATTTGACTGGGAGAAGATTGTTTATTAG
- a CDS encoding ATP-dependent zinc protease family protein, producing MNISYVEHRMILPRRWYYTVLFLFLFSSVSFIEAQEDTAIAVEEKSTYVNLNTEKPDSKIIIGALEYVRLVPPNLVLKARIDTGAKTTSIDARNITPFERDGKQWVRFVCVSGEKEYTIERKVIKTVQIKRHGAESQDRYVVKMRIILGDVSQLISVNLNDRDEYKYPVLIGRNFLRDFFMVDVAKKYQFKPMSLPK from the coding sequence ATGAATATTTCATATGTGGAGCATAGAATGATTTTACCAAGAAGATGGTATTACACTGTACTATTTTTATTTTTGTTTAGTAGTGTATCTTTTATTGAAGCACAAGAGGATACAGCAATTGCAGTAGAAGAAAAGAGTACTTATGTCAATCTCAATACCGAAAAACCAGACTCTAAAATCATTATCGGAGCATTGGAGTATGTTCGACTGGTACCTCCAAACCTGGTACTCAAAGCACGTATTGACACAGGTGCAAAAACAACATCTATCGATGCACGTAACATCACACCTTTTGAACGTGATGGAAAACAGTGGGTACGGTTTGTCTGTGTGTCGGGGGAAAAAGAGTACACGATCGAAAGAAAAGTCATCAAAACAGTACAGATCAAGCGTCATGGGGCAGAGTCACAAGATCGTTATGTTGTCAAGATGCGTATTATACTTGGTGATGTATCCCAGCTCATCTCTGTGAACTTGAATGATAGAGATGAGTATAAATACCCTGTCCTTATAGGACGTAATTTCTTACGCGATTTTTTTATGGTTGATGTTGCAAAAAAATATCAATTTAAACCTATGTCTTTACCCAAATAA